In a genomic window of Glycine max cultivar Williams 82 chromosome 13, Glycine_max_v4.0, whole genome shotgun sequence:
- the LOC112998720 gene encoding uncharacterized protein, producing the protein MPKPLKRLNKEVHYTNNWFALCATRRISEVTDSLFKHKFVVDLDKKNYTCNYWDLVGIPCRHAISTIASNKEKPADYFNPCYKREMYKIRYDHVISPINGRQRWPKTGYPNILPPNYKTSPWKAQKVEKEGAR; encoded by the coding sequence ATGCCTAAGCCATTGAAGAGGTTGAATAAAGAAGTTCATTATACTAACAATTGGTTTGCATTGTGTGCTACAAGAAGGATATCTGAAGTAACTGACAGCTTGTTCAAACACAAGTTTGTTGTGGATTTGGATAAGAAAAATTACACTTGCAACTATTGGGACTTAGTAGGAATCCCCTGTAGGCATGCAATATCAACCATTGCAAGCAATAAAGAGAAGCCTGCAGACTATTTCAACCCATGTTATAAAAGGGAGATGTATAAGATCCGTTATGATCATGTAATATCACCCATCAATGGAAGGCAAAGGTGGCCTAAGACCGGTTACCCAAACATTTTACCTCCAAACTACAAAACATCCCCTTGGAAGGCCCAAAAAGTTGAGAAGGAGGGAGCCAGATGA